A stretch of the Filimonas lacunae genome encodes the following:
- a CDS encoding tetratricopeptide repeat protein has protein sequence MKLFISIVVAGTFLAQSANAQSVDAIIKKGNDMYKVGKFKEAELLYRKALAKEPGNYKAKFNLGNTLDKQKKSADAAVLYDEVAKAKIPTNDTANTTNFQASIYYNKGVAMAKDHKLAEAITAFKQSLRLIPEDQKTRENLQKALNEQKEQEQNEHNNNQQQKNDPPPSPRSQEQQNNKMNEKQAEEMLGKLRDSENQLQKQLQKKPSNKQNQKDW, from the coding sequence TTGAAACTGTTTATATCTATAGTGGTGGCGGGTACCTTTCTGGCGCAATCGGCTAATGCACAGTCTGTTGACGCAATTATTAAGAAGGGAAATGATATGTACAAGGTGGGCAAGTTTAAAGAAGCCGAACTATTATATCGCAAAGCCCTGGCAAAAGAGCCCGGAAACTACAAGGCTAAGTTCAATTTGGGGAATACTTTGGACAAACAGAAAAAATCTGCCGATGCAGCTGTTTTGTATGACGAAGTGGCAAAAGCCAAAATTCCCACGAATGACACTGCCAATACTACCAATTTTCAGGCAAGCATATATTATAATAAAGGAGTAGCCATGGCAAAAGACCATAAACTGGCCGAAGCTATCACTGCTTTTAAACAATCGTTACGCCTGATTCCGGAAGATCAGAAAACCCGTGAAAACCTGCAAAAGGCTTTAAATGAGCAGAAAGAGCAGGAGCAAAACGAGCATAACAATAACCAGCAGCAGAAGAACGACCCTCCGCCATCTCCCCGTTCGCAGGAACAGCAGAACAATAAGATGAACGAAAAGCAGGCAGAAGAAATGCTGGGTAAATTAAGGGACAGCGAAAACCAACTGCAAAAACAACTGCAGAAAAAGCCATCTAACAAACAGAACCAGAAAGACTGGTAA
- the ispG gene encoding (E)-4-hydroxy-3-methylbut-2-enyl-diphosphate synthase yields MQLYCNSLATYSRLKTREVKVGDLLLGNLHPIRTQTMTTTDTMDTIGTVEQTIRCIEAGAELVRITAPSKKEAENLLNIKNELNKRGYFTPIVADIHFTPNAAEVAARIIEKVRINPGNYVDKKKFELIDYTDAEYDEEIERIRERFTPLLKICKEYGTAMRIGTNHGSLSDRIMSRYGDTPMGMVESAMEFLRIARDEQYHNIVLSMKSSNPQVMVQAYRLLVQQMQNEFSELYPLHLGVTEAGDGEDGRIKSAIGIGTLLEDGIGDTIRVSLTEDPEFEIPVCKDLVKRYHAREKKPLLASTIKHAADTEKVHEAEVDQVISNLPYSPFEYRRRVTTEVSNIGGKQVPVVVADFMQKQAIAPDDLQAIGYTYDVPSDKWNISDGAADYIYTAGKVLDFALPGTLKVICDCSTWQKGVDTEKYFPLFQGVEYLDVANQSPVLNFIGVDTHAIDKKIEKQIFEKAANDPTAVFCFFSTHKHTMPNVRCAITELMKQGVKTPIILCSESHGATADEQLIQFSTDTGALLLEGMGDGIWLMNDPAKLVNAKVSGRNYIAVDNNHRFLNSTSFSILQATRTRISKTEYISCPSCGRTLFDLQETTAKIRAVTNHLKGVKIAIMGCIVNGPGEMADADFGYVGSGPGKITLYKGKEVVKRNVDSEVAVDELINLLKENDAWVEVL; encoded by the coding sequence ATGCAGTTGTATTGTAATTCGTTAGCTACTTATAGCCGGTTAAAGACGCGAGAAGTAAAGGTGGGAGATCTGTTGCTGGGGAATCTTCACCCCATTCGCACGCAAACGATGACCACAACTGACACAATGGACACCATTGGCACTGTAGAGCAAACTATACGTTGTATTGAAGCAGGGGCCGAACTGGTAAGAATAACTGCTCCCAGCAAAAAAGAAGCGGAGAACCTGCTGAATATAAAGAACGAGTTAAATAAGCGCGGCTATTTTACACCTATAGTAGCAGACATTCACTTTACGCCCAATGCGGCGGAAGTGGCGGCACGTATTATAGAAAAGGTGCGCATTAACCCAGGCAATTACGTTGACAAGAAAAAATTTGAACTGATTGATTATACCGATGCGGAATACGATGAAGAGATTGAACGCATCCGCGAGCGCTTTACCCCCTTATTGAAAATATGTAAGGAATATGGTACTGCTATGCGCATTGGCACTAACCACGGTAGTTTAAGCGACCGTATTATGAGCCGTTATGGCGATACGCCGATGGGTATGGTAGAAAGCGCTATGGAATTTTTGCGTATAGCCCGCGATGAGCAATATCATAACATTGTGCTGAGTATGAAAAGCAGTAACCCGCAGGTAATGGTGCAGGCTTACCGTTTGCTGGTACAACAGATGCAGAACGAGTTTAGTGAATTATATCCACTGCACCTGGGGGTTACAGAAGCAGGTGATGGGGAAGATGGCCGTATTAAATCGGCTATAGGTATAGGCACTTTGCTGGAAGATGGCATTGGCGATACTATTCGTGTAAGTTTAACAGAAGATCCGGAGTTTGAAATCCCGGTGTGTAAAGACCTGGTGAAGCGATACCACGCCAGGGAGAAAAAGCCTTTACTGGCAAGCACTATAAAGCATGCTGCTGATACCGAAAAGGTGCATGAAGCAGAAGTAGACCAGGTGATCAGCAACTTACCTTACTCGCCATTTGAATACCGCCGCAGGGTAACTACGGAAGTGTCTAATATCGGTGGTAAACAAGTGCCGGTGGTGGTGGCCGACTTTATGCAAAAGCAGGCTATTGCACCAGACGATTTACAAGCCATAGGATACACCTATGATGTGCCCAGTGATAAATGGAATATCAGCGATGGCGCAGCCGATTATATTTATACAGCAGGCAAGGTGCTTGACTTTGCATTGCCAGGCACCTTAAAAGTGATTTGCGATTGCAGCACCTGGCAAAAGGGAGTGGATACAGAAAAGTACTTCCCGCTGTTTCAGGGAGTAGAATACCTGGATGTAGCAAATCAATCGCCGGTATTGAACTTTATAGGTGTTGACACACATGCTATTGATAAGAAGATTGAAAAGCAGATTTTTGAAAAAGCGGCCAACGATCCTACCGCAGTATTTTGCTTTTTCTCTACACATAAGCATACCATGCCTAATGTAAGATGTGCTATTACTGAACTGATGAAGCAAGGTGTAAAAACGCCTATCATTCTATGTTCGGAAAGCCATGGCGCTACTGCTGATGAACAATTAATACAATTTTCTACAGATACCGGTGCCTTATTGCTGGAGGGTATGGGGGATGGTATATGGCTGATGAACGATCCTGCCAAACTGGTGAATGCCAAAGTAAGCGGACGTAACTATATTGCTGTTGATAACAATCATCGCTTTTTAAACTCCACCTCTTTCTCTATACTACAGGCAACCCGTACACGTATCTCTAAAACAGAATACATATCCTGCCCATCCTGTGGCCGTACCTTGTTTGACTTACAGGAAACCACGGCTAAAATACGTGCAGTAACCAACCACCTGAAAGGCGTTAAAATAGCTATCATGGGTTGTATTGTAAATGGTCCGGGCGAAATGGCCGATGCCGATTTTGGTTATGTAGGCAGTGGTCCCGGAAAAATTACTTTATACAAAGGTAAAGAGGTGGTGAAGCGTAATGTAGACAGCGAGGTGGCAGTGGATGAGTTGATTAACCTGCTGAAAGAAAATGATGCCTGGGTAGAAGTGTTATAA
- a CDS encoding anti-sigma factor family protein, which produces MMINRHNYEEFLLMYVDNELNLHQRMELELFMEQNPDLAAELQVLQESVLLPEDNIVFNNKQDLYKHAEGDIHPELYEEQLLLYIDNELDATARARVETFVQQNASAQSELELLQQTILQVEPVAFAHKEILYRKERERRVIPIYWTRLAVAAALLGVTATSGWWFYHNSSSNSVQEATGSTTYTAKATPAEQETNGISATNNTPVVTGTRTTVPAASTTAPPPAKNHSVIAVNRPAATPSQQATTTPLAKREVNPMIVATTVTGEPSTSNQETIIAALLPDKVITAHPASQTAIADNQTETHKDIAYKELDTSVEDDQKLYVGALELNRNKVRGFFKKAGRILGAKAKAVTDDDNL; this is translated from the coding sequence ATGATGATTAACCGTCATAATTATGAAGAGTTTCTGTTGATGTACGTGGATAACGAACTCAACCTGCACCAGCGGATGGAGCTGGAACTTTTCATGGAGCAAAATCCCGATCTGGCAGCAGAACTGCAGGTCTTGCAGGAATCTGTGTTATTGCCGGAAGACAATATTGTATTTAACAACAAGCAGGATTTATACAAACACGCGGAGGGTGATATTCACCCGGAGTTGTATGAAGAGCAACTGCTGTTGTATATAGATAATGAACTGGATGCAACAGCCAGAGCCAGGGTTGAAACCTTTGTGCAACAAAATGCATCTGCACAATCAGAATTAGAGCTGTTACAGCAAACCATTTTACAGGTAGAGCCTGTTGCTTTTGCACATAAGGAGATATTATACCGGAAAGAACGGGAGCGCAGGGTAATTCCTATTTACTGGACACGCCTTGCCGTTGCAGCAGCTTTGTTGGGCGTTACAGCCACTTCGGGCTGGTGGTTTTATCACAATAGCAGCAGTAACAGTGTACAGGAAGCTACCGGCAGTACAACTTACACCGCTAAAGCAACCCCGGCAGAACAGGAAACTAATGGAATCAGCGCCACAAACAATACTCCTGTAGTAACCGGCACAAGGACCACTGTACCTGCTGCTAGCACAACAGCCCCCCCACCGGCAAAGAACCATTCTGTGATTGCAGTAAACCGCCCGGCGGCTACTCCATCGCAACAGGCAACAACAACACCGTTGGCAAAACGGGAAGTAAATCCTATGATAGTGGCCACTACAGTTACCGGCGAGCCCTCGACCAGCAATCAGGAAACTATTATAGCAGCCCTGCTGCCAGATAAGGTAATTACTGCCCATCCGGCCTCACAAACCGCTATAGCAGACAACCAAACGGAAACGCATAAGGACATTGCCTACAAAGAACTGGATACCAGTGTGGAAGACGACCAGAAATTGTATGTAGGCGCACTTGAGCTGAACCGGAATAAAGTAAGAGGCTTTTTCAAAAAAGCGGGCCGTATACTCGGCGCTAAAGCAAAAGCTGTTACGGACGACGATAATCTTTAA
- a CDS encoding L,D-transpeptidase family protein has translation MKNCLCLLTLSLLFFSNTSFRHRAASGVGGYYIVIDKSDYELQVYDKDGWLVSYPVVFGSKDQGDKLYQGDRRTPEGNFTIASKRVHEKWDRMMLLDYPTAQDVANFNLRKSRGLIPNGATLGGGIGIHGTWPHEDYAIDRYLNWTQGCISMKNADVEELYKMIPPGTHVTIRK, from the coding sequence ATGAAGAACTGCTTATGCTTACTTACGCTAAGCTTACTTTTTTTTAGCAATACCTCCTTCCGTCACCGCGCCGCTTCTGGTGTGGGAGGTTATTACATCGTTATTGACAAAAGCGATTATGAATTACAGGTGTATGATAAAGATGGTTGGCTGGTAAGCTACCCCGTAGTATTTGGGAGTAAAGATCAGGGTGATAAATTATACCAGGGCGACAGGCGCACCCCGGAGGGAAACTTTACCATAGCCAGCAAACGTGTTCATGAAAAGTGGGACCGTATGATGTTGCTGGACTACCCAACCGCACAGGATGTAGCCAATTTTAACCTGCGTAAAAGCAGGGGACTTATTCCCAATGGCGCTACCCTCGGCGGCGGCATTGGCATCCATGGCACCTGGCCGCATGAAGATTATGCAATAGACCGCTATCTGAACTGGACGCAAGGATGCATCAGCATGAAAAACGCAGACGTGGAAGAACTGTACAAGATGATTCCACCAGGCACCCACGTTACCATCAGAAAATAA
- a CDS encoding penicillin-binding transpeptidase domain-containing protein — translation MKQFLGLAVLSVMVGMYSCTPNNVTIENSWEKYFDSSKVTGTFGLYDNGQGKFFVYNLSRFKDSTYLPGSTFKILNSLIGLEKGTISNKKMALPWDKVVRKYPNGDTATGWNKDLTMEEAFKASAVPYFQEIARRIGRDTMQRWLDSLGYGSRYKKSAITAANLDTFWLDNSVKVTADEQLGLVKKLYFGQLPFHKKTTQEVVKDLLIQENNANYTLAYKTGWAFNESGKAIGWLVGWVEENRHPYFFAMNVEGPANTNMTQVREYLLKSILKQMGFLEGKK, via the coding sequence ATGAAGCAATTTCTGGGTCTGGCAGTATTAAGTGTAATGGTAGGAATGTATTCCTGTACACCTAATAATGTAACAATAGAGAATAGTTGGGAAAAGTATTTCGACAGCAGCAAGGTAACCGGCACCTTTGGTTTGTACGACAACGGCCAGGGTAAGTTCTTTGTATATAACCTGTCTCGCTTTAAAGATTCTACCTATTTGCCAGGTTCTACTTTTAAAATCCTCAACAGCCTTATTGGCCTGGAAAAAGGCACTATTTCCAATAAAAAAATGGCACTCCCCTGGGATAAGGTGGTTCGTAAATATCCCAATGGCGACACCGCTACCGGATGGAATAAAGACCTTACCATGGAAGAAGCTTTTAAGGCTTCCGCTGTTCCCTATTTTCAGGAAATTGCACGCCGTATTGGCCGCGATACTATGCAGCGCTGGCTGGATAGCCTGGGCTATGGAAGCAGGTATAAAAAATCGGCTATCACTGCTGCAAACCTCGATACCTTTTGGCTGGATAATTCTGTGAAAGTCACTGCTGACGAGCAATTGGGGCTGGTGAAGAAATTGTATTTCGGCCAGTTACCTTTCCATAAAAAGACCACCCAGGAAGTGGTAAAAGACTTGTTGATCCAGGAAAATAATGCGAATTATACGCTGGCTTATAAAACCGGATGGGCGTTTAACGAAAGCGGTAAAGCTATTGGCTGGTTAGTGGGTTGGGTAGAAGAAAACAGGCATCCTTACTTTTTTGCTATGAACGTAGAAGGGCCTGCCAATACCAACATGACACAGGTAAGAGAATACCTGCTAAAAAGTATACTGAAACAAATGGGCTTTTTGGAAGGGAAAAAGTAA
- a CDS encoding RNA polymerase sigma factor, whose amino-acid sequence MTEKEYNDCVNLYADNVFRFIIKNIRHEDDARDIVQTAFEKMWRNRGSVETDKSKSYLFTIAYNQMIDHIRKSQRVSLKEDFSSDVRVLEQPPHQMKKTLQEALNRLNETQRSLVMLKDYEGYSYEEIGKITGLNESQVKVYLHRARVALKNYLVSPENVM is encoded by the coding sequence ATGACAGAAAAAGAGTATAATGATTGTGTAAACCTGTACGCCGACAACGTGTTCCGTTTTATTATTAAAAACATCCGGCACGAAGATGACGCCAGGGACATTGTACAAACTGCATTTGAAAAAATGTGGCGCAACCGCGGTTCTGTTGAAACAGACAAAAGCAAATCGTATTTATTTACCATTGCTTATAACCAGATGATTGATCATATCCGAAAAAGTCAGCGTGTTTCTTTGAAAGAGGATTTTTCTTCCGATGTTCGTGTTCTGGAACAACCGCCACACCAGATGAAAAAAACTTTACAGGAGGCATTGAACAGATTGAACGAAACACAACGCAGCCTGGTGATGCTGAAAGACTATGAAGGATATAGCTATGAAGAGATAGGTAAAATAACAGGGCTGAACGAAAGCCAGGTAAAAGTTTACCTGCATCGTGCACGGGTGGCATTGAAAAATTATTTGGTAAGCCCTGAAAATGTGATGTAG
- the nadB gene encoding L-aspartate oxidase — MQTDFLVIGSGIAGLTYALKIARRYPDKKIIVITKTQADETNTKYAQGGVAGVWDEDKDSFEKHIEDTLIAGDGLCNPRAVEIVVKEGPERIREIIEYGTRFDKDAAGDYELGREGGHSEHRILHHKDVTGKEIERALLETATNTANIEVINHCFVVDLITQHHLGYLVTKSTPDITCYGVYVLNLRTNKIEKIVSRTTLLATGGCGQAYRTTTNPRIATGDGVAMVYRAKGRIENMEFIQFHPTALYEPGVSPSFLITEAVRGDGGILRNKDGEAFMERYDERRDLAPRDIVARAIDSEMKRTGTEYVFLDCRHMDKDKFLHHFPNIYEKCLSIGIDVMQQMIPVAPAAHYSCGGIKTDDWARTSIQHLYACGECASTGLHGANRLASNSLLEAMVYGHRAYLDIVKRLEETGDLPGLESEAAIPDWNTKGTTDPKEMILITQSQKELQQVMSDYVGIVRNDVRLERAMKRLDLLHVETEQLYQTTKVSPQLCELRNLISVGYLIVKGAQFRKESRGLHYNTDHLTKSAILQNTIL; from the coding sequence ATGCAAACAGATTTCCTGGTAATTGGCTCGGGCATAGCGGGTCTTACTTATGCATTGAAAATAGCACGGCGCTATCCCGATAAGAAGATTATAGTGATTACGAAAACCCAGGCAGACGAAACGAACACGAAGTATGCACAAGGGGGAGTAGCAGGTGTGTGGGATGAAGATAAAGATAGCTTTGAAAAGCATATTGAAGATACGCTGATAGCTGGTGACGGTTTATGCAACCCACGGGCAGTGGAGATTGTAGTGAAAGAAGGCCCAGAGCGTATCAGGGAAATTATTGAATACGGAACCCGCTTTGATAAAGATGCGGCGGGCGATTATGAGTTAGGGCGTGAAGGTGGACATAGTGAACACCGTATTCTGCATCATAAAGATGTTACCGGAAAAGAAATTGAAAGGGCGTTGCTGGAAACAGCTACAAACACTGCTAATATCGAAGTGATTAATCACTGCTTTGTGGTAGACCTGATTACACAACACCATTTAGGTTACCTGGTTACTAAATCTACTCCCGATATTACCTGCTATGGTGTGTATGTATTAAACCTTCGCACCAACAAGATAGAAAAAATTGTATCCCGCACTACTTTACTGGCCACTGGTGGCTGTGGGCAGGCATACCGTACTACTACCAATCCACGCATTGCTACAGGCGATGGTGTGGCAATGGTATACCGTGCTAAGGGGCGTATTGAAAACATGGAGTTTATCCAGTTTCATCCTACTGCTTTATATGAGCCGGGGGTGTCGCCTTCTTTCCTGATAACAGAAGCGGTAAGAGGTGATGGTGGCATATTAAGAAACAAGGATGGCGAAGCGTTTATGGAGCGGTATGATGAGCGTAGAGACCTGGCGCCTCGTGATATTGTTGCAAGAGCTATAGATAGTGAAATGAAGAGAACTGGTACTGAATATGTATTCCTCGATTGCAGGCATATGGATAAGGACAAGTTTCTGCATCATTTCCCCAACATATACGAAAAATGCTTATCAATAGGCATAGATGTAATGCAGCAAATGATTCCTGTGGCGCCTGCAGCTCACTACAGCTGCGGTGGTATTAAAACAGATGATTGGGCACGTACTTCTATCCAACACCTGTATGCCTGCGGCGAATGTGCCAGCACGGGTTTGCATGGCGCTAACCGCTTAGCCAGCAACAGCCTGCTGGAAGCTATGGTATATGGCCATCGTGCTTACCTGGATATAGTTAAACGTTTGGAAGAAACAGGTGACCTGCCGGGGTTGGAAAGCGAAGCAGCTATTCCTGACTGGAATACCAAAGGCACAACTGATCCTAAAGAAATGATCTTAATTACCCAAAGCCAGAAGGAATTGCAGCAGGTAATGAGTGACTATGTAGGGATTGTAAGAAATGATGTGCGTTTGGAAAGAGCCATGAAAAGACTGGATCTATTGCACGTGGAAACAGAACAGCTGTATCAGACAACCAAAGTGTCTCCTCAGCTGTG
- a CDS encoding outer membrane beta-barrel protein — MNRLLGMLTVATLAVTSGYAQTDSTRQNTPDTIRVGNFIIVKKNKSQNQSDNTQEAKQDRSFNITIGNRYRNRSKNKNVSTNWFVFDLGFANWRDNTNYNGPAFTGQTANSGFIRNIPNSSQASNPVNENSFNLNNGKSSNVNIWLFMQKRKLVKDVLSLKYGLGLEMYNYRFETNVSFRNSPSPYVYNDSINFSKNKLYAGYLTVPFMINVTPSPIKHKNLSFSAGVSAGYLIGSRNKQISSERGKQKINGSLNMKSWRLAAIGELGLGFVRLYGSYSLNTLMQENRTGLKQYPYAMGVRISCF; from the coding sequence ATGAACAGGTTACTTGGGATGTTAACAGTCGCTACCCTGGCTGTTACATCAGGCTATGCACAAACTGATAGTACCCGGCAGAATACACCCGACACTATAAGAGTGGGCAATTTTATTATCGTTAAGAAGAATAAAAGCCAGAATCAAAGCGACAATACCCAGGAAGCAAAACAAGACAGATCATTCAATATCACCATCGGCAACAGGTACAGAAACCGGAGTAAGAACAAAAATGTATCTACCAACTGGTTTGTATTTGACCTGGGCTTTGCCAACTGGCGGGATAATACCAATTATAATGGTCCGGCCTTTACCGGCCAAACCGCCAACAGCGGGTTTATCAGAAATATTCCCAACAGCAGCCAGGCCAGCAACCCGGTGAATGAAAACAGCTTTAACCTGAATAACGGTAAATCATCTAACGTAAACATCTGGCTGTTTATGCAAAAGCGAAAGCTGGTGAAAGATGTGCTGAGTTTAAAATATGGCCTGGGCCTGGAAATGTATAACTACCGTTTTGAAACCAATGTCAGTTTCAGAAACTCACCTTCGCCCTACGTGTATAACGACTCTATCAACTTTTCTAAAAACAAGTTATACGCCGGCTATCTTACCGTGCCTTTTATGATCAACGTTACCCCCTCACCCATCAAACACAAAAATCTGAGCTTTAGTGCAGGGGTAAGTGCCGGATACCTGATAGGTAGCCGCAACAAACAAATCAGCAGTGAGCGCGGTAAGCAAAAAATCAATGGCAGCCTTAATATGAAATCGTGGCGCCTGGCAGCGATAGGCGAATTAGGCCTAGGCTTTGTACGCTTATACGGTTCTTACAGTTTAAATACTTTAATGCAGGAAAACAGAACAGGCCTGAAACAATACCCTTACGCTATGGGTGTACGTATCAGCTGTTTTTAA
- the kbl gene encoding glycine C-acetyltransferase yields MNGNFINRLQQELTEIEAAGLMKKERIITSEQGAEIVVNGKTVLNFCANNYLGLSSHPKVIEAAHKAIDSHGYGMSSVRFICGTQDIHKQLEQKIAQFLGTEDTILYAAAFDANGGVFEPLFNEQDAIISDELNHASIIDGVRLCKAQRYRYKHNNMEDLEEKLKETAQLRSRIIVTDGSFSMDGTIAQLDKICDLADKYDAIVMIDECHSSGFLGKTGRGTHEHRGVMGRIDIITGTLGKALGGASGGFTSGKKEVIEMLRQRSRPYLFSNTVAPSIVGASIAVLDMLTETTELRDKLEFNTKYFREKMTEAGFDIKPGEHPIVPIMLYDAVVAQNFAAKLLEEGIYVIGFFFPVVAKGQARIRVQLSAGHEQHHLDKAIAAFTKVGKELDVLK; encoded by the coding sequence ATGAACGGAAATTTTATTAACCGGTTGCAACAGGAGCTGACAGAAATTGAAGCCGCAGGTCTGATGAAAAAAGAGCGCATCATTACCAGCGAACAGGGTGCTGAAATAGTAGTAAACGGTAAAACTGTATTGAACTTTTGCGCCAATAACTACCTCGGACTATCCTCTCATCCTAAAGTAATTGAAGCTGCGCACAAAGCCATTGACTCGCACGGCTACGGTATGAGCAGCGTAAGGTTTATTTGTGGAACACAGGATATCCACAAGCAACTGGAGCAAAAAATAGCACAGTTTTTAGGCACAGAAGACACTATTTTATATGCCGCTGCATTTGATGCCAACGGTGGTGTATTCGAACCCCTGTTTAACGAGCAGGATGCTATCATCAGCGATGAACTGAACCACGCTTCCATTATTGACGGTGTTCGTTTGTGTAAAGCACAACGTTACCGTTACAAGCATAACAATATGGAAGACCTGGAAGAAAAGCTGAAAGAAACAGCCCAGTTACGCAGCCGTATTATTGTTACTGATGGCTCGTTCAGCATGGACGGCACTATTGCCCAGCTGGACAAAATCTGCGATCTGGCAGATAAATACGATGCTATTGTAATGATTGATGAGTGTCATTCTTCCGGCTTTTTAGGCAAAACAGGGCGTGGCACCCACGAGCATCGTGGTGTTATGGGCCGTATAGATATTATTACCGGCACCCTGGGCAAAGCCTTAGGTGGCGCTTCCGGCGGTTTTACCAGCGGTAAAAAAGAAGTAATTGAAATGCTGCGTCAGCGTTCCAGGCCTTACCTGTTTTCTAACACAGTAGCTCCAAGTATTGTAGGCGCTTCTATTGCTGTGCTGGATATGCTTACCGAAACTACCGAACTGCGCGATAAACTGGAATTCAACACAAAGTATTTCCGTGAGAAAATGACTGAAGCTGGTTTTGATATTAAACCAGGGGAGCATCCGATTGTGCCTATTATGTTGTACGATGCAGTTGTGGCGCAAAACTTTGCCGCCAAATTGCTCGAAGAAGGCATTTATGTGATCGGTTTCTTCTTCCCCGTTGTAGCTAAAGGTCAGGCGCGTATCCGCGTACAGCTGAGTGCCGGCCACGAGCAGCATCACCTGGATAAGGCCATTGCTGCCTTTACCAAAGTGGGTAAGGAGCTGGATGTGTTGAAATAG
- a CDS encoding VWA domain-containing protein, with amino-acid sequence MVLRWKKKVKAKLGDAKLISLLTREYAPRQYVVKFVLLLVALTMGILALVNFRTPFFSSDEKKVGIDVMVALDVSKSMLCEDAKPSRLEKARLFTQTLLDQLTNNRVGLILFAGQAYLQMPLTDDITAAKLFVSNATPNAVPVQGTVIGDALQLCDKSMDNGLKKYKAVVLISDGEDHDPKASEMVRQLRENGVVVFTVGVGSVEGSPIKEPGATEYKLDAQGKMVLTRLNEKELKDIAQQSGGEYFHLDHAEANAAEIAKVLSTMDKRSLSDKGGARQYASLFPFFIIFLVLLLIAEIFIPEVKKR; translated from the coding sequence ATGGTGCTTCGCTGGAAAAAGAAGGTGAAGGCCAAGTTGGGTGATGCTAAACTGATTAGTTTACTGACCCGCGAATATGCTCCACGCCAGTATGTTGTGAAGTTTGTTTTGCTGCTGGTTGCCTTAACAATGGGCATTCTGGCACTGGTAAACTTCCGTACTCCCTTTTTCTCCAGTGATGAAAAGAAAGTGGGTATTGACGTAATGGTGGCCCTGGACGTAAGTAAAAGCATGTTATGTGAAGATGCGAAACCATCCCGCCTGGAAAAAGCCAGGTTATTTACCCAAACATTGCTGGATCAGCTTACCAACAACCGTGTAGGCCTTATTTTATTTGCCGGGCAGGCCTATTTACAAATGCCCCTGACAGATGACATAACGGCAGCTAAACTATTTGTTTCCAATGCCACACCTAATGCGGTGCCGGTTCAGGGAACAGTAATTGGCGATGCCTTACAGTTGTGTGATAAGTCGATGGATAACGGTTTAAAGAAATATAAAGCCGTAGTGCTTATTTCTGATGGGGAAGATCACGATCCCAAAGCTTCCGAAATGGTGCGCCAGTTAAGAGAAAATGGGGTAGTGGTGTTTACAGTAGGTGTTGGATCTGTAGAAGGATCTCCTATTAAAGAACCAGGCGCTACCGAATATAAATTGGATGCACAAGGCAAAATGGTGCTTACCCGATTGAACGAGAAGGAGTTAAAAGATATTGCCCAGCAAAGTGGCGGGGAGTATTTTCACCTCGACCATGCAGAAGCCAATGCGGCTGAAATTGCCAAGGTACTGTCTACTATGGATAAAAGATCCCTTTCAGATAAAGGAGGGGCCAGACAATATGCTTCGCTTTTTCCGTTCTTTATAATATTCCTGGTATTGTTATTAATAGCAGAGATATTTATTCCTGAAGTAAAAAAACGATAA